In one Oryza glaberrima chromosome 2, OglaRS2, whole genome shotgun sequence genomic region, the following are encoded:
- the LOC127761538 gene encoding outer envelope membrane protein 7-like has protein sequence MARGGGGGGGGGQREGNALKTAVVVTGGLVLAWFTMESAFKPFLDRLRGALTRNTDPARDPDEENSAAPADRAVEEPAAAAAPVEEGEGKGVELEEKGEGAAMTE, from the coding sequence atggcgagaggaggaggaggaggaggaggaggagggcagcgAGAGGGCAACGCGCTGAAGACGGCGGTGGTCGTGACCGGCGGCCTCGTCCTCGCCTGGTTCACCATGGAGTCCGCGTTCAAGCCCTTCCTCGACCGCCTCCGCGGCGCGCTCACCCGCAACACCGACCCCGCGCGCGACCCCGACGAGGAGAACTCCGCTGCCCCGGCGGACAGGGCCGTCGAGgagcccgccgcggcggcggccccggtGGAGGAGGGCGAGGGCAAGGGTGTGGAGctggaggagaagggggaaggggCCGCCATGACcgagtag